The following is a genomic window from Methylomarinum vadi.
GAGTTCAAAGGGGGGGTGCAACCCCGTCATCTCGCGATGCCGCAACGAGTATTCCACGTGCCTACTTGCTTTTTCCGCGCTTCGATTTCGATCCCACGCGTTTTTTGCTTTTCGCCTTTTTCAGCAAGGAGGGGTCGGTTCTGGAAATATTGAGCGGCTGACCGGCGACGCGGACTCTTTTCAAAGCATTGAACAGTTCCTTCGGCATGCCGGCGGGCATTTCCACGGTGCTGTAGTTTTCCTCGATCTTCAAGTTGACGATGTGTTCGCCGTCGAGGCCGATTTCATTGGCGATCGCGCCGACGATGTTGCCCGGCTTGACGCCATGGCTTTTGCCAACTTCCAAGCGAAACTGCTCCATTGCAAGCGCGCCTTGTTGCCGCTCTTTTTTGGGTCGACTCAGCTTCGGTTGGTTTGCTTGTTTGGTTTGCGCCTCCTGCTTGCGGGCTTTTTTCGGCAATTCTTTCAGCAGCAACGGCGTATCGCCTTGCGTTAGCTTGGCCAAGGCGGCGGCGATCTCGACGGCGGGCACATCGTGTTCGACCTGGTATTGTTCGACCAATTGCACGAAAAAGCTCAATTCCTCGCTCGCCAGCGTATCGGTGATGCGCTGTTTAAATCGCTTAATGCGCGCATTATTGATGAATTCGGTGGAAGGAAGCTGCATCTCCTCGACTTTTTGCCGAGTGGCCCGTTCGATATTGCCCAGCAGGCGTTTTTCCCGGGGCGAGACGAACAAAATCGCATCGCCGCTGCGGCCGGCGCGTCCGGTCCGGCCGATGCGGTGGATATAGGATTCGGTATCGTAGGGGATATCGTAGTTGACGACATGGGTGATGCGGTCGACATCCAATCCGCGGGCGGCGACGTCGGTGGCGATCAGGATGTCCAGTTTGCCGTTTTTCAGGCTTTCGATGGCGCGTTCGCGCAAGGCCTGGGACATGTCGCCATTGATGGCGGCGGCCGAATAACCGCGTGCCTCCAGCTTTTCGGCCAGCTCGACGGTGGCGGTCTTGGTTCGGACGAAAATGATCATGCCATCGAAACTTTCCGCTTCCAGGATGCGGGTCAGGGCATCGAGTTTATGCGTGCCGCTGACGAACCAGTAACGCTGGCGAATGTTTTCCGCCGTCGTGGTCTTGACCTTGATGGTGATTTGCTCGGGATTGTCCAAATACTGCTGCGCGATTTTGCGGATTTCCGCCGGCATCGTCGCCGAAAACAGCGCCGTTTGCCGGCTGGCCGGCGTCTGTTCCAGTATCCATTCGACATCGTCGATAAAGCCCATGCGCAGCATTTCATCGGCTTCGTCCAAAACCAGACAGCTCAGGTTATCCAGTTTCAGCGTGCCTTTGCGCATGTGGTCCATGACCCGGCCAGGCGTGCCGACGATGACATGGGCGCCGCGCCGCAATTGTCGCAGTTGTGTGCTGTATTCCTGCCCGCCGTAGATGGGCAGGACATGAAACCCCTTTAACTGAGAGGCATAGCGTTGAAAGGCTTCGGCGACCTGTATGGCCAGTTCCCGGGTTGGCGCCAAGACTAAGACTTGCGGATCTTTTTGCGACAGGTCGAGGCGCGACAGAACCGGCAGGGCGAAAGCCGCCGTTTTGCCGGTGCCGGTTTGCGCCTGACCGAGGACGTCCCGGCCGGCCAGTATGAAGGGGATGATTTGCGCTTGTATGGGCGAAGGTGTTTCGTAACCGACGCTTTCCAGTGCCTTTAGTACGGGAGTCGATAAGCCAAGATCCTGAAAAGAAGAAGTGGCGGGGGAATGAGAGTCGGACATGAAAAAACCTGCAAAATAAAGAAGTGACTTCGCCTGATACGAAGATAACCGCTCATTATATGATAATTATGTAGTTTTCAATAGAATTATTATTCGAATGGAGAGAGGGGCATGCCGTGGCCGACAATTCAACGAAGCGACTGGGTTTTTATGGTTTGCTTGGTATAATGGCAAGATTTTAATGTTAATTGTGGATGAGAGATTTGCATGATTCAAGGTAGCATCGTTGCTTTAGTAACACCGATGAAAGAAGATGGGGCCGTGGACAAGGATAGCTTAAAAAAGTTGGTTGAGTTCCATATAGAGCAAGGCACTGATTCACTGGTCGCAGTGGGCACTACAGGGGAGTCTGCAACTCTGGACGAAGAAGAGCACTGCGATGTCATCAAAGCGGTGGTGGATTTCGTCGCCGGTAGAATTCCGGTGATCGCCGGGACCGGCGCCAATTCCACGACGGAAGCGATCGAATTGACGGCAAGAGCGAAGGAAGTGGGCGCCGACGCCTGTCTGCTGGTGACGCCTTATTACAATAAGCCGACCCAGGAAGGTTTGTATCTGCATTTTAAGGCGGTCGCCGAAGCGGTCGACATTCCTCAGATTCTCTACAACGTGCCGGGCCGCACCGCTTGTGACATGCTACCGGAAACGATCGGCCGATTGGCCCGTATCGGCAACATCGTCGGCGTCAAGGAAGCCACTGGTGATTTGCAGCGGGTCAAGCAAATTCGCGAATTGACCGGCGATGACTTTGCCCTGTACACCGGCGATGACGCCACCAGCCGCGAATTCTGCCTGCTCGGCGGTAACGGCAGTATCACGGTGACCGGCAATGTCGCTCCCAAATTGGTGCATGAAATGATTAGTGCGGCCATCAATGGCGACCGCGAGATCGCCGAGGCCATCGACAAAAAATTGGCCGCGCTGCATAAGACGCTTTTCATCCAATCCAACCCGATTCCGGTTAAGTGGGCCGTCGCCGAAATGGGGCTGATGGCCAAAGGCATCCGCTTGCCGTTGACCTGGCTGACGGAAGACTGTTACGACGCGGTGCGCGATGCGATGCGCCAGGCTGGGGCCATTTAAGTTAATGATGGGTAGAATTGGGATTCTGGCGGTCGCGGTTGGGTCGGTGCTCGGCGGCTGTTCGGCGATTAAGAGTTATTTTCCCGATAAGGAAAAGGACTATCAGTATTCCACCGAGATTGCGCCGCTGCAGATACCCCCTGATCTAAAGGATAATGCCGTTAGCGATAAGGCTTTGCTGGCCGAACCCATTGATCGGCAGCCGACCGGCATACCCAATGCCGCCATCCCTTCCACCCCTGCCGCCGCCCCAACATTCATTCCGGTCGAACTGGTCGATTACGACGGTGGCGCGACCCGTTTACGTATCGAGCAGCCTATCGCGATCGCCTGGCGTTATGTCGGCAAGGCGCTCAGTCATCATTCGATAGAAATCCTCAGCCGTAATGAAGATCAGTATAGTTACGACGTCCAGTACGATCCGAAAGCCCGTAAGGTTGAAGACGGGGCCCTTTGGGATGAGTTGGTGTTTTTTTTCGGGGACGATCCTACTCAGGAAAAGGAATTTCATATCCGAATGGCAAAAAAAAATGCACTCATGACCGAGGTGATTGTACTGGATAAAAATGATCAGCCCCGCTCGCAGGGGGCGGCCATGAAACTGCTGACCCTGTTGCGCGATACGATCAACGAAGATCTTGCCGAAGACGCAAAGAAAAAAAAATAGTCTTCGGACTTTTCAGAATTTCCTTTCATTCATACCAGACTCATGATCACATTTCCCGGAACTTTCGCTCTTTCACATTTCCGCCTCAACAAATTGTTGGTCGATTTGCAGGCCATCGATCGAAGCATCGAAACCGTCTCGGCCCGTTATGTGCATTTTATCGATGCCGCAACCGAATTAACGGTGCAAGAGCGGCATATTCTGCAACGCTTGTTGGATTACGGTTACGCAGCCCCAACGAAGGAGGTGCAGGGTGAGACTTTCCTGGTAATACCGCGACCGGGCACCATTTCGCCTTGGTCGAGCAAGGCCAGCGAGATCGCCGAACGTTGCGGCTTGGACAAGGTTAGGCGCATCGAACGCGGCATCGAATACCGTGTCGCCGCTAAAAATCCATTAGCGGGCGAAAGCAAAGCGCACCTACACGATTTGATTCACGACCGCATGATTCAAACGGTGGTCGAGGATGCGTCGGGACTGGATTTGTTCGAGGAACACGAACCCAAACCTTTGCAAACCGTTGCGATCATCGAGCAGGGCAAGGAGGCCCTGGTCGCTGCGAACGGCGAGTTGGGCCTGGCCTTGTCCGACGACGAAATCGATTATCTGACCGACAGCTTCACCGAACTAGGCCGGAACCCGACCGACGTCGAGCTGATGATGTTCGCCCAGGCCAACTCAGAACATTGCCGCCACAAGATTTTCAACGCCGACTGGACCATCGACGGCGTCGAGCAGGCGCAGTCGTTATTCAAGATGATCCGCAATACCGCCGAAAAAAGTCCGATAGGCATCCTGTCCGCCTACAGCGATAACGCCTCGGTGGTCGAAGGCGCGAAAACCAAGGTTTTAATCCGCGACGCCAACACCCACGAATACGGTTATGTCGTGGAAGATGCGCATATCTTGATGAAGGTCGAAACCCACAACCATCCGACCGCGATTTCCCCGCATCCGGGCGCGGCGACCGGTTCCGGCGGCGAGATCCGCGACGAGGGCGCGACCGGACGGGGTTCTGCGACCAAGGCCGGTTTGACCGGTTTCAGCGTGTCGCATCTCAAAGTTCCCGGTTACCAACAACCCTGGGAAGAAGATTTCGGCAAGCCGGGTCGCATCGCTTCCGCCTTGGACATCATGCTCGAAGGCCCGATCGGCGGCGCCGCGTTCAACAACGAATTCGGCCGTCCGAATATCGCCGGTTATTTCCGTACTTTCGAACAACCCTCGGAAACCGGCGAGGCCAATGTCTATCGCGGCTATCACAAGCCGATCATGATTGCCGGCGGCATGGGCAATATCCGGCCGATGCTGGTCGATAAACAACCGATACCGGCCGGGGCGCTGATCATCATCCTCGGTGGGCCGGCCATGCTGATAGGCCTCGGTGGCGGTGCGGCCTCGTCGCAAACTTCCGGCGAAAGCGCTGAGGAACTGGATTTCGCCTCGGTGCAGCGGGAAAATCCCGAAATGGAGCGGCGTTGCCAGGAAGTGATCAATCATTGCAATTCCCTGGGCGATCAGACGCCGATCATCTCGATCCACGATATCGGTGCCGGCGGTTTGTCCAATGCGGTGCCGGAAATCATCCACGACTGCGACCGAGGCGGGCGCTTCGAGCTGCGCGACGTGCAAAACGCCGACAAAGGCATGTCGCCGATGCAGATCTGGTGTAACGAAGCGCAGGAGCGCTATGTCGTCGCGATCAAGCCCGAATCGCTGGACCAATTCAAGGTCTTCTGCGAGCGCGAACACTGTCTGTATGCGGTGATCGGCGAAGCCATCGACGAAGAGCATCTGACCCTGAGCGACAAGTGGCTGGGCGGAAAGCCGGTCGACCTGCCGATGTCGGTGTTGTTCGGCAAGCCGCCGAAAATGCACCGGGACGTGACTCACGAAGACAAGGTCTTGTCGGCGTTGGATCTGACGGATGTGACGCTGGACGAGGCGGTCAAACGGGTCTTGGCGTTTCCGGCCGTGGCCGACAAGAGTTTTTTGATCCATATCGGCGACCGATCCGTGACCGGTCTGGTGGTGCGCGACCAAATGGTCGGTCCGTGGCAGGTGCCGGTGGCCGATGTCGCAGTGACCGCCTCCGGTTTCCATGCCGTGACCGGCGAGGCGATGGCGATGGGCGAGCGCACGCCGCTGGCCTTGATCGATGCGCCGGCCTCGGGCCGCATGGCGATCGCCGAGGCCTTGACCAACCTGGCCGCGACCCGCATCGACGGACTGGGCCAGGTCAAGCTTTCGGCCAACTGGATGGCGGCAGCCGGCAGCAAAGGCGAGGATGCGGCCCTGTTCGACACCGTCAAGACAGTCGGCCTGGAACTGTGCCCGGAATTGGGTATCTCGATTCCGGTCGGCAAGGACTCACTGTCGATGAAGACGGTCTGGCAAGACGAGGACGGCGAGAAGACGATGACGTCACCGTTGTCGTTGATTATCACGGCCTTCGCGCCGGTGGCCGATGTCAGCCGCACGTTGACGCCGCAACTGCAAGACCGGGACAGCGTATTGCTGTTGATCGACCTTGGCGAGAAAAAGAACCGTCTGGGCGGTTCGGTCTTGGCCCAAGTCTACAAGCAATTGGGCAACGAAGCGCCGGACGTCAACCCGGCCCTGTTGAAAGCCTTTTTCACCGCGATTCAAACCCTGAACGTGCAGGACAAACTGTTGGCCTACCATGACCGTTCCGACGGCGGCTTGCTTGCCACCGTCACGGAAATGCTGTTCGCCGGCCGCAAGGGCGTCGATCTCGATCTGAATTTGCTGGGCGACGACGCGCTGGCGGCCTTGTTCAACGAGGAACTTGGCGCGGTGATTCAGGTCGCCAAGGAAGACCGCGAACAGGTTCTGAATGCGCTGTTGTTGTCCGGACTGGGCCATTGCACGTTCGAGATCGGCCGGGTGACCGATAATCAGACGCTGAAGATCAGCCATAACGGCCAGCTGCTTTACAGCAACAATCGCGCCGAACTGCAGCAATGCTGGTCGGAACTGAGCTACCGGATGCAGGCCTTGCGCGACAATCCGGACTGCGCCAGACAACAGTTCGAGCGTATCGCCGACGACAACGACCCGGGCCTGTCGGCACAATTGAGCTTCGACGTCAATGACGATGTCGCGGCCGCATTCAGCAACGCCGAACGGCCCAAAGTCGCGATCCTGCGCGAGCAGGGCGTCAACGGCCATGTCGAAATGGCGGCGGCCTTCGACCGCGCCGGTTTCAAGGCCATCGACGTGCACATGAGCGACATCATCCATGGTCGCGTGAACTTGCAGTATTTCAAAGGCTTAGTGGCCTGCGGCGGCTTTTCCTACGGCGACGTGTTGGGCGCGGGCGGCGGTTGGGCCAAGTCGATTCTGTTCAACGATAGGGCGCGCGAGCAGTTCGCGGCCTTCTTCAAGCGTCCCGATACCTTCGGCCTGGGCGTTTGCAACGGTTGCCAGATGATGTCCGGCATTAAGGAAATCATCCCCGGCGCCGAGCACTGGCCGGCCTTCAAGCGCAACGATTCCGAGCAGTTCGAGGCGCGCGTCGCGATGGTCAAGGTGCAGGAATCGCCGTCGATCTTCTTCGCCGGTATGACAGGATCGATGCTGCCGGTCGTGGTTGCGCACGGAGAAGGGCGCGCCGAATTTTCCGGCAGTCCGGAAGAGGCGCAGGTGGCGCTCAGTTATGTCGATAACTACGGCAACGTGGCAACCGATTTTCCGGCCAATCCGAACGGTTCGCCGCTTGGTATCACCGGCCTGACGACGACCGACGGTCGTTTTACGATCATGATGCCGCATCCGGAGCGCTGTTTCAGGGCGCTGCAGAATTCCTGGCATCCGAACGACTGGCGCGAGGACGGCGCCTGGATGCGCATGTTCAGAAACGCGCGCGTTTGGGTGGGTTGAAATTTAAAAAAACGCTACCATATATACGGGTAAAGAAAGCTTTCCTTTGGTTACAGGGGTGCGGCTATGTGCCGTGCCCTTATTTAATAACACTCAATGTCCTATTAAGGATGGGAGGAAACTATGGCTTTAGTCCGTTATGAACCCTGGAACCTGTTGAATCAACTACAACGCGAGCTGGAGCGCATGCATGAAGGCGATGCCGAAGGCGGCTCTATCGCCACTGCGCAATGGGCGCCGGCCGTCGATATCAAGGAAGAATCCGATCGTTTCGTGCTGCATGCCGATATTCCTGGCGTCAAGCCGGAAGAAATCGATGTCAGCATGGAAGATGGCGTGTTGACGATCAAAGGCGAGAAGGAAAGCGAGTCCAAGACCGAGGAGAAAGGCTATAAACGCATCGAGCGTTCCTACGGTTCCTTCTACCGCCGTTTCAGCCTGCCGGATACCGCTGACCCAGAAGGCATCAGCGCCAAGTCCAAAAACGGCGTGCTGGAAATTGTCATCCCCAAACGGGAAGCGGTCAAGCCGAAGAAAATCAGTGTTGCTTCGGAAGAATAAAAAGGAAACGGAGCCTTCGGGCTCCGTTTTTTTACACGCAAGCGGGTTACGCTGAGGAATAATTGCCGGCAATCTGTAAGTTCTGCGGCGGATCTTGAATTGTAGCGGATTTTTTAATGAGTGCCGCAATCTGATTTGGCGTGTTCTTCCAATAATTCCATCACCGTGCTGTCGCACGATCCGCAGCCGGAGCAGGCGCCGGTGATTCTCGAAATCCGCTCCAAATTGTCGACGCCCTGGTCAATCAATTGCTTGATTTTCGCTGCGGTCGTGCCGCTGCAATCGCAAATCACTTCTTGCTCTTCTTCCCGGTTGGATGGATTCATTATCAGCGTTTGGTAAAACTCGTAAAAAAAAATAAAACCATGATACCGAACAAAGGGATAACTGCAACTATCGGGTTGCTAAAAATTTTTTTACCGCTTGCAGCGTGAATTCATAGGCATTTTCTGCATCGTTAGCTCTGGGGCCCGCCACATTCAAGCAGGCAACCGAGTGGCGCTGGACAAAATCCGTTATGCGTTGCGCGGCCTGTGAACTGTTGACCGAATCGCCGTCGAGCAACAAATAAGGCTTGCGGTGTTGTTGGCAATACTCGAGCGTTTTGAGCGTTCCGCCGAATAGATGCGAAAAATAAATGATCAGGCTCGCATGGCTGTCGATGACGTTTTGTTCGGTTCTTCGGTCATAGTCGGCGCCGGCCAGTTCGACTACAGGATAATGGTATGGGATATTGCCATCCTCGGCCATCCTGCCGGCCGGACAGCTACCGCCGCAGGGAACATTGGCGGACAAGGCTGCGTCCAACGCAGCCCGGTCGACGCCGGTTTGTCCACCGGAAATGAT
Proteins encoded in this region:
- the bamC gene encoding outer membrane protein assembly factor BamC — encoded protein: MMGRIGILAVAVGSVLGGCSAIKSYFPDKEKDYQYSTEIAPLQIPPDLKDNAVSDKALLAEPIDRQPTGIPNAAIPSTPAAAPTFIPVELVDYDGGATRLRIEQPIAIAWRYVGKALSHHSIEILSRNEDQYSYDVQYDPKARKVEDGALWDELVFFFGDDPTQEKEFHIRMAKKNALMTEVIVLDKNDQPRSQGAAMKLLTLLRDTINEDLAEDAKKKK
- the dapA gene encoding 4-hydroxy-tetrahydrodipicolinate synthase — encoded protein: MIQGSIVALVTPMKEDGAVDKDSLKKLVEFHIEQGTDSLVAVGTTGESATLDEEEHCDVIKAVVDFVAGRIPVIAGTGANSTTEAIELTARAKEVGADACLLVTPYYNKPTQEGLYLHFKAVAEAVDIPQILYNVPGRTACDMLPETIGRLARIGNIVGVKEATGDLQRVKQIRELTGDDFALYTGDDATSREFCLLGGNGSITVTGNVAPKLVHEMISAAINGDREIAEAIDKKLAALHKTLFIQSNPIPVKWAVAEMGLMAKGIRLPLTWLTEDCYDAVRDAMRQAGAI
- a CDS encoding putative molybdenum carrier protein, with amino-acid sequence MAIKIISGGQTGVDRAALDAALSANVPCGGSCPAGRMAEDGNIPYHYPVVELAGADYDRRTEQNVIDSHASLIIYFSHLFGGTLKTLEYCQQHRKPYLLLDGDSVNSSQAAQRITDFVQRHSVACLNVAGPRANDAENAYEFTLQAVKKFLATR
- a CDS encoding Hsp20/alpha crystallin family protein, whose protein sequence is MALVRYEPWNLLNQLQRELERMHEGDAEGGSIATAQWAPAVDIKEESDRFVLHADIPGVKPEEIDVSMEDGVLTIKGEKESESKTEEKGYKRIERSYGSFYRRFSLPDTADPEGISAKSKNGVLEIVIPKREAVKPKKISVASEE
- the purL gene encoding phosphoribosylformylglycinamidine synthase codes for the protein MITFPGTFALSHFRLNKLLVDLQAIDRSIETVSARYVHFIDAATELTVQERHILQRLLDYGYAAPTKEVQGETFLVIPRPGTISPWSSKASEIAERCGLDKVRRIERGIEYRVAAKNPLAGESKAHLHDLIHDRMIQTVVEDASGLDLFEEHEPKPLQTVAIIEQGKEALVAANGELGLALSDDEIDYLTDSFTELGRNPTDVELMMFAQANSEHCRHKIFNADWTIDGVEQAQSLFKMIRNTAEKSPIGILSAYSDNASVVEGAKTKVLIRDANTHEYGYVVEDAHILMKVETHNHPTAISPHPGAATGSGGEIRDEGATGRGSATKAGLTGFSVSHLKVPGYQQPWEEDFGKPGRIASALDIMLEGPIGGAAFNNEFGRPNIAGYFRTFEQPSETGEANVYRGYHKPIMIAGGMGNIRPMLVDKQPIPAGALIIILGGPAMLIGLGGGAASSQTSGESAEELDFASVQRENPEMERRCQEVINHCNSLGDQTPIISIHDIGAGGLSNAVPEIIHDCDRGGRFELRDVQNADKGMSPMQIWCNEAQERYVVAIKPESLDQFKVFCEREHCLYAVIGEAIDEEHLTLSDKWLGGKPVDLPMSVLFGKPPKMHRDVTHEDKVLSALDLTDVTLDEAVKRVLAFPAVADKSFLIHIGDRSVTGLVVRDQMVGPWQVPVADVAVTASGFHAVTGEAMAMGERTPLALIDAPASGRMAIAEALTNLAATRIDGLGQVKLSANWMAAAGSKGEDAALFDTVKTVGLELCPELGISIPVGKDSLSMKTVWQDEDGEKTMTSPLSLIITAFAPVADVSRTLTPQLQDRDSVLLLIDLGEKKNRLGGSVLAQVYKQLGNEAPDVNPALLKAFFTAIQTLNVQDKLLAYHDRSDGGLLATVTEMLFAGRKGVDLDLNLLGDDALAALFNEELGAVIQVAKEDREQVLNALLLSGLGHCTFEIGRVTDNQTLKISHNGQLLYSNNRAELQQCWSELSYRMQALRDNPDCARQQFERIADDNDPGLSAQLSFDVNDDVAAAFSNAERPKVAILREQGVNGHVEMAAAFDRAGFKAIDVHMSDIIHGRVNLQYFKGLVACGGFSYGDVLGAGGGWAKSILFNDRAREQFAAFFKRPDTFGLGVCNGCQMMSGIKEIIPGAEHWPAFKRNDSEQFEARVAMVKVQESPSIFFAGMTGSMLPVVVAHGEGRAEFSGSPEEAQVALSYVDNYGNVATDFPANPNGSPLGITGLTTTDGRFTIMMPHPERCFRALQNSWHPNDWREDGAWMRMFRNARVWVG
- a CDS encoding (2Fe-2S)-binding protein yields the protein MNPSNREEEQEVICDCSGTTAAKIKQLIDQGVDNLERISRITGACSGCGSCDSTVMELLEEHAKSDCGTH
- a CDS encoding DEAD/DEAH box helicase encodes the protein MSDSHSPATSSFQDLGLSTPVLKALESVGYETPSPIQAQIIPFILAGRDVLGQAQTGTGKTAAFALPVLSRLDLSQKDPQVLVLAPTRELAIQVAEAFQRYASQLKGFHVLPIYGGQEYSTQLRQLRRGAHVIVGTPGRVMDHMRKGTLKLDNLSCLVLDEADEMLRMGFIDDVEWILEQTPASRQTALFSATMPAEIRKIAQQYLDNPEQITIKVKTTTAENIRQRYWFVSGTHKLDALTRILEAESFDGMIIFVRTKTATVELAEKLEARGYSAAAINGDMSQALRERAIESLKNGKLDILIATDVAARGLDVDRITHVVNYDIPYDTESYIHRIGRTGRAGRSGDAILFVSPREKRLLGNIERATRQKVEEMQLPSTEFINNARIKRFKQRITDTLASEELSFFVQLVEQYQVEHDVPAVEIAAALAKLTQGDTPLLLKELPKKARKQEAQTKQANQPKLSRPKKERQQGALAMEQFRLEVGKSHGVKPGNIVGAIANEIGLDGEHIVNLKIEENYSTVEMPAGMPKELFNALKRVRVAGQPLNISRTDPSLLKKAKSKKRVGSKSKRGKSK